GTCGGGTGAAAAGTATTGATACGGACGGCTGTCAGATCTCTATGCCTTACGGATGGCGTAATCAGAATCCTTTCCAGTCTATTTATTTTGCTGCACAGAGTATGTCTGCCGAAATGAGCACTGGCATGCTTTGCGTTTTGGCCATTGAGCATTCGGGCGAAAGCGTAGCGATGTTGGTTTCAGAAAATCGGGCACAGTTTACCAAAAAGGCAAACGGCCACGTAACCTACACTTGCAACGATGGACAGAAAATGTTCGATGCCGTTTCTGAAACTTGCCGAACGGGCGAAGCAGTACTGGTTGAAATGAAATCGGTAGGAGTAATGGATAATGGAGTAGAAGTTGCAAACTTCTCTTTTACTTGGACGGTGAAGAAACGGAGCAAGTAAACCTTTCGGTCGCAAGCGTTAATTCCTATATTCGAACATGGCTACGAAGGTTCATAATTCTGATGGCTGGTTGTACGATCCGATTCTTCCCGATTCGGATTCGTGGCCTATCGTAAAACTCACCAATCATCGAGAGGAATTTCTGAAAGAATTGGTTGAGCTCTCAATTGAGAACATCAAGGAATCGCTCGGGAATAATCCAGCTAACTTGAAAGATGAATTAGCTCGGACGCTTTACACCGAACGAATTCGATTGACCCAAACTCCTTGGAAAGCCGATGCTCCAGATGAGAAAGAATTTTGGAGTCAAGTAAAAAAGGACATGGTTCGCATAAATGCGGGTCACGAGAATCCGAATGCCTTCGGTCATGAAGACCTGATACAACGTATTGTGAAGCGTTATGCGGAAGAAATTGCTGGCGTTTTCGATGTGAAAGCGTATGATTTTGCGAAAGGCTTTACAACCTTCATGTTTGCGCGCTTGCTCAATGCTTCGCAAGACAAAGGTTTTTCCCGCTTTTGGGGAAGTCGACACAATCTTCATGATAAGATCCATCTCATAGGAGAGATCGATCACGTTCGTGCATTGGCCGAAAAAGGCACAGTCATCATTGTTCCAACGCATTTCAGCAACCTTGATTCAATGCTTATTGGTTGGGCAATTCAAAGTATCGGATTACCACCGGTTCTTTACGGAGCTGGTTTGAACCTCTTCGGAATCAAGATCATGGCGTGGTTCATGAATCGGCTAGGAGCGTACAAAGTGGATCGGAGAAAGAAGAACACGCTTTACCTCGAAACACTGAAAATGTACTCGGAGCTTTCGCTCAGAAAAGGTTGCAATGGTCTGTTTTTTCCAGGCGGAACAAGGTCACGGAGTGGAATGCTGGAGAAGCGGGTGAAACTCGGATTACTAGGTACTGCGCTTCAGGCCCAACGGATGAATTTTATAGATGATGGAGAAGAGGCGAAGAAGATTTTCGTGATTCCGGTAACCATCAATTACAATTTTGTACTCGAGGCTCAAAGCCTGATCGATCAGCATCTCAAGATAAGTGGACAAGAGCATTATTATGTAGAGAACGATGATTTTTCGACTTCGAGCAAAATGATGCGCTTCATCTACAAGTTCTTTACCGCTTCATCCGAAATTGCTGTTCGTTATGGTGCACCAATGGATTTGTTTGGTAACCGCGTTGATGAGGAAGGAAACAGTTTTGATCCGCACGGAAACGTTGTGGATATCAAGAAGTACTTTTATTCCAACGGGGATATTACCAAAGACATGCAGCGCGATGCGGAATACACACGCATGCTTGGAGAGCGAATCGTAAAGAGTTTTCATGCGGAGGCTGTGGCCTTTTGTAGTCAGATTTTGGCATATGCTGCCTTCCGTATTATTAAGACGCGATATAATAAAATGGACCTTTACGGCCTTATGCGTTTGCCTTCAGAAGACTTGGTGATAAAACCAAAAGAATTGATGGATGTGGTGGATAAGGTCGTTACCCGATTACGACAATTGAACGAGCTTGGCGAAATCCACGTAGAGAAGGAAATTCTGGAAGGAAGCCTTTCAAGCATCATTAAAAAAGGACTTGCCAATCTTGGTATTTACCACGCAAAGTTGCCATTGATGTACAACGCAGACGGTGATTTTGAGTCGCAGGATATTAAGATCCTGTATTTCTATCACAATAGATTAGAAGGATATGAGCTCCACAAATTCATCAGATAAAGTACCTGTTGGCGTATTGGGTGGTGGAAGCTTCGGCTCAGCCATTGCCAATCTGTTGGCAGAAAACCAACCTGTTATCATGCTGACCAGAAGTCAAGATGTGGCTGATTCCATCAATTCGACACGAATTAATCGTGGTCGAACGATGCACGAGAACGTTCGAGCTACCACGGATGTGCAGGAAGTTGCTGATCAATGCAAGCTCATTTACCCGATCATTCCATCGGCAGGTTTCAGGGAAACAATCAAAACATTGGCTCCTTTTCTCACGCCCGAACACATTCTTATCCATGGAACCAAAGGTGTGGATGTTCGAATGGCTGATGGAGAACAGCTCACTGCTGAGTTTAAACTCAATCCGAAAAAGGTGAACACCATGACAGAGGTGATCATGCAGGAAACCATCGTTCGAAGAGTTGGCTGTTTGGCAGGGCCAAATCTGGCATCTGAGATTCTTGAAGGACAGCCAGCAGCTACGGTCATTGCCAGTCATTTTGACGAAGTGATAAAAATTGGGCAACGGACCTTGCGAACTCCGCGATTTCAGGTTTACGGAAGCCATGATCTTACTGGAGTTGAAATTGCCGGTGTTCTTAAGAACGTTATTGCCTTAGCGGCTGGTGCGCTGAGCGGATTAGGCTTTGGAGAGAATGCCAAAGCGCTGCTCATTAGTCGTGGTTTGGTAGAGATGATCCATATTGGAAAACACCTTGGTGGCGATATTGTGGCTGTGCTCGGATTGGCCGGAGTTGGCGACCTTATAGCTACATGTTCGAGTTCGAAAAGCCGAAACTTCACTGTTGGTTATCGTTTGGCCAAAGGAGAAACGTTAACAGCCATTCTTGCCGATATGGAAGAAGTGGCCGAAGGTCTCAATACGCTTAGAATTTCGAGAGCAATGGCCAATTATCTTGGCATTCGCGTTCCACTTACAGAAACGATATACGATGTGATCTTTGGCGAAAAAACCGTGGAAGAAGGACTCGATTATTTGATGAAGTTTCCGTTCTACGTGGACATCGACCGCTCTATGTTCGGAGGTCGATAAGTAGGTCCGGAAATCTATTTCCTGTTCACTTGCGTGGAGCTTCCTTGGTCTGAAGGGAGTATCAGCATATCAGCCACATTCACATGCTTTGGACGTGTGATAGCAAATGAAATGCAATCGGCAATATCCTTTGGTGTAAGCGCTTCCATCCCTTGGTAAACGGTTTTAGCGCGATTTTCATCGCCATGAAAACGGACGATGGAAAATTCAGTCTCAACAAGCCCCGGAGCGATATTCGTGACCTTGATTCCTTTGTCAAACAATTCTTTTCGCAGGCCTTCAGAAATGGCGTGCACCGCGTGTTTGGTGGCGCAATACACGTTTCCGTTTGGGTAAACTTCGATGCCAGCAATGGAACCAACGTTGATGATGTGCCCTGAGTTGGCCGCAACCATTCGAGGCGCAATTTCGCGGGTGATGTAAAGCAAACCTTTCACGTTGGTGTCAATCATCTTTTCCCAATCGTCTACATCGCCTTCGTGAAGTGGGGAAAGTCCTGATGCCAAACCTGCGTTGTTCACCAATATGTCAATGGTTCTATCTCCAATTTCATTCCGACAGAAATTCTCGACTTCTGATCGTACTCTTATATCGAATGAATGAGTAGAAACTGTGATTCCGTATTTGGATTCCAATTCTGACTTCAGTTTTTCGAGGCGTTCTTTCCTTCTTCCTGTAAGGATGAGATCGTAACCAAGATTGGCAAATTCGATAGCGGTGGCTTCGCCTATTCCTGCTGTGGCACCTGTGATGATGGCTGTTTTTGACATGGGGGAAAATTACGATTTACCTTTTGTCATGTCGAGCGGAGCTTGCGAAGTCGAGACATCTATTTGGAAAAGATTTGTTCCGTCCCTTTGGTCTGTCGAAATGACAAGATCGGAAGACGGCTTGCGTTAGGGATTGCAGCGGTTACTCCGCAGCTAAGCGAGGAGTAGAAGCGGAAAGTCCGACCCAGATTTTTCATCGGGGAAACGCCCTTGTCAGTTCGAGGTCCAACGTGACGTAAGCTTGAACTTTCTGACCAATATCAGTTTTGGCTGTGACTGCTCTCAGTAATCACAAGCAGCTACTGAAATTTCTTTGTTGCCTAAGAATGGAAGTCATATTTCTCCTTATAGCGATCAGTATTGTAGCGGCCCTTGGGTTCTTGGCTGCTTTTCTGTGGGCTGTGAAAACGGGGCAGTATGATGATGATAAAACGCCTGCGATGCGCATTCTTTTTGACGAGAAAAAATCAACAGAAACCAATAACTAAATCGATGGAAAAGGAAACCTTCCGTTACGACAATACCATTGTCCGAAAATTTGCCTTCGCCACCATGGCGTTCGGTATTATCGGCATGCTGGTAGGACTTACCGCTGCTTTGCAGATGGTGGATCCCATGTTCAATTTCTTAACCCCCTGGCTTACCTTCGGTAGGATACGCCCGTTGCATACGAATGCGGTCATTTTCGCATTTGTTGGTAACGGGATTTTCATGGGGGTTTATTACTCCCTTCAGCGTTTGCTGAAAACAAGAATGTGGAGCGATGTTCTTAGCAACATCAACTTTTGGGGTTGGCAGCTGATCATTCTTTCGGCTGTGGTAACGCTTCCTTTAGGAATTACGACTAGTAAGGAATATGCTGAATTGGAATGGCCGATCGATATCGCCATTGCTTTGGTTTGGGTGGTGTTCGGATTGAACATGTTTATGACCATTTTGAACAGGAGAGAGCGACACTTGTATGTGGCCATCTGGTTCTACATCGCCACGTTTGTAACGGTTGCCATGCTTCACATTGTGAACAGCTTTGAGCTTCCTGTTTCATTCTTCAAGAGCTACAGTTGGTACGCTGGTGTTCAGGATGCCTTGGTGCAATGGTGGTATGGCCACAATGCGGTTGCGTTCTTCTTAACCACACCTTATTTGGGATTGATGTACTACTTCATTCCAAAGGCATCTAATCGTCCGGTTTATTCTTATCGATTATCCATTGTTCACTTTTGGGCACTTATCTTCATCTATATCTGGGCAGGCCCTCACCACTTATTGTATACAGCGCTTCCAGAGTGGGCGCAGAACATTGGTGTGGTATTCTCTTTTATGCTCATCGCTCCATCTTGGGGAGGTATGCTCAACGGACTTCTTACACTGAGAGGTGCTTGGGATAGAGTTCGTGAAAGTGCGGTTCTGAAATTCATGGTTGTGGCAGTTACTTGCTATGGTATGAGCACGTTTGAAGGCCCCATGATGTCGTTGAAAAACGTGAATGCCATAGCCCACTTTACGGATTGGGTCGTGGCGCACGTGCACATTGGTGGATTGGGTTGGAATGGTTTCATGACCTTCGGTATCCTTTATTACTTGGTCCCAAAACTGTGGAACACAAAACTGTATTCATCCAAGCTTTCTGACTTCCACTTCTGGATTGGAACCCTTGGAATCATCTTCTACGCGTTGCCACTTTACTGGGCAGGTTTCACGCAAAGTTTGATGTGGAAAGAGTTCACACAAGAAGGCTTTCTTGCTTACCCGAACTTTTTGGAAACGGTAACTCAGATCAAGCCGATGTATGCTGCCAGAGCATTCGGAGGTAGCATTTACATCATCGGTGTAATAAGTATGCTTTATAACCTGATCATGACAATGAAACAGGGTTCATTCCAAAGAGAGGAAGAGGCTTCAGCACTTGCGTTGACCAAAAACTACGAAGGTCACAAGGGTGAAGGTTGGCACCGTGTAATTGAGAGAAGACCAATACAGATGTTGGTGTTCAGTTTGGTTGCCGTGGCCATTGGTGGAGCGATAGAGATCATTCCGACCATGCTTATTAAGAGCAATATTCCAACCATTGCTAGTGTGAAACCATATACTCCTCTTGAATTGGAAGGAAGAGATATTTATATCCGTGAAGGTTGCTACAATTGTCACTCTCAAATGGTCCGACCATTCAGAAGTGAAACTGAGCGATATGGAGAATACTCTAAAGCTGGTGAATTTGTGTATGATCACCCATTCCAATGGGGTTCTAAACGAACTGGTCCGGATTTGCACAGAATTGGAGCCAAATATTCTGACAGCTGGCACTTTAACCACATGATGGATCCAGGAAGTATGTCTCCAGGAACGATTATGCCATCTTACCCATGGTTATTCGAAAATGACTTGAATACAGAGTTGACTGCAGGCAAGATCAGAGCTATGCAAACGCTTGGTGTTCCTTATGCAGAAGGCTATGATCAGATTGCAGTTCAAGATTTGACATATCAATCTGAAAGCATTGCTAAGAATTTGGAGAAAGACGGACTACAAGTGTTGCCAAATTCTGAGATTCTTGCGCTGATTGCTTATCTGCAGCGCTTAGGAACTGATATTAAAGTGAAGGACGGCCAAGCCGCAATGGTAACCAATTAATCTAAAGACCATGCTAAAGTTCATTAAACACCATATGGAGACCATTTCTGGGATAGAGATTTATCCGATTATCTCCTTCATTATTTTCTTCACATTCTTCGTGGCTGTGCTGGCTTACTTGGTCATCCAACGCAAGGAGTACTTCGATCAACTGAGCATGATGCCGTTGGACGAGGAAGCAGGTTCAACCAATAAAATCTAAATCATGAAAACAGAATGGTTTATTAATAAAACAAAAGTGCTTGGTGCAGCGGCTTTAATGCTCGTTGCCGCCAACGCAAGTGCCCAGGAATCAGTAGTTCCTGTTCCTTGGGAGAACATGGTTCAGGCCAATGATACAGCAGTATTTTGGGTCTTGGCATCATTTGCACTCATGCTGCTAATTCTTATTTGGGTAGTAGCCGGAGTTACCAAAGGATTACTTTCCGATAAGCAGCTTTGGGAAGGAAAGTGGAGAAGTACTGCCAAAACAGTTACGGCTATTATCGGTACAGCTTTGCTTCTTGCGTCTTCATCCGCTATGGCGCAAACAGAGCCAGCAGCCGCTCCAATGTTCGAAATGTCTGACGGATTGTTTTGGATAATGATCATTGTAAATGCATTCCTTCTATTCGTTTTGCTTGGAATGTTGTACAACTTGAGCAGTCTGATCAAGTCCTTACGTTCTAAAGATGAGGCAGAGCCAGTTGTTGAAAAATCTATATGGGAAGGATCTCTTTCCGCTGCTGTTCCAGTTGAGCGCGAGAAAGATATTCTGATGGATCATGAGTACGATGGCATTATGGAGCTCGATAACAAGCTTCCGCCATGGTGGTTATACATGTTCTACTTTACCATTGCATTTGGAGTAGTTTATATCGCCTACTATGAGTTTTCTGACGGGCCAGGACAGTACGATGAGTACAATACAGAAATGACTGTTGCAGCAGATGCCAAGGCAGAAATGCTAGCCAGTTCTGCAAATAACGTAGATGAAAATTCGGCAACCTTACTTACAGATGCAACTTCAATAGGCAACGGAAAGGAGAAATTCCAATCGCTTTGTGTAGCATGCCATGCAGCAACTGGAGGTAGCACGCAAACACCGTTGGGTGTTGGTCCGAACCTTACCGATGAGTATTGGATTCACGGTGGTGGAATCAACAACATTTTCAAAACCATTAAATATGGTGTGCCTGCAAAAGGAATGATCTCGTGGGAAGCACAGCTTTCTCCAGTTCAAATTCAAGAAGTGGCATCTTACATCATTTCTCTTCAAGGTTCAAATCCTGAAAACGGAAAAGAACCACAAGGAGATATATGGGTGGAAGATGGCGCACAGACAACACCGGCAGATTCTACGGAAGCTCCTGCTGCAGAGGCCGCTACGGCCGCTGCAACGGAGTAATTCCGCAAGTTTTGAATAGGATAATCATATCCGACCCCGAAATGAAATAGACATGGAGACGAAAGATGAAAAAGGGTCATTCAGGGATCACCTCTCAACACTTGACGAGAGCGGAAATCGAAAGTGGATTTATCCTAAAATGCCATTTGGTAGGTATTACAATTGGCGTAAGTGGCTGAGTTACCTACTTCTTGTTGTCCTTTTTGCAGGGCCGCATATTAAGATCGGTGGCGAGCCATTGTTGATGATCAACGTGCTTGCACGGAAGTTCGTCATCTTCGGGCAGGTTTTTTGGCCACAGGATTTTTACCTGTTCGGTCTGGCCATGATCACTTTCGTGTTGTTCATTGTGCTTTTTACAGTGGCCTTCGGTCGTATTTTCTGCGGATGGTTCTGTCCGCAGACCATCTTCATGGAAATGCTTTTCCGTAGGATTGAGTATTGGATTGAAGGAGATTGGAAGCATCAGCAGCGTTTGGATGCCTTGCCTTGGAATGCAGAGAAGATTCGTAAGAAATCCATCAAGCATTTCCTCTTTTTCGCCATTTCATTCATCATTTCCAACACATTTTTGGCGTACATAATTGGCAATGATGAGCTTTTTAAGATCATGACCGATTCGCCAGCAGATCATATAGTTGGTTTGATCCTGATTGTCGTTTTCACCTTTGTGTTCTATGGCGTGTTTGCCAGAATGCGGGAGCAGGTTTGCACCAATATCTGTCCTTACGGAAGATTGCAAGGCGTATTGCTTGATAGAAATTCAATGATTGTTGCTTACGATCACGAACGTGGCGAAGGCAGAAGTAAGTGGCGAAAAGGAGAAAATCGCAAAGCTGAAGGAAAAGGGGATTGTATCGATTGTCACGCCTGTGTGGATGTTTGTCCAACAGGAATTGACATCAGAAACGGTACTCAACTTGAATGCATCAATTGCACGGCTTGTATGGATGCTTGCGATCATGTAATGGAAAAAGTGGGCTTCGAAAAAGCCTTGGTTGGTTACAAGAGTGAAGAAACCATTGCAACTGGAAAGCCTTTCACCTATACCACTCGTTTAAAAGCCTACACGGTTGTACTCAGCATTTTGATGATTGCCATGTTTGCGCTCATTATTACGCGCGCAGACATTGGAGCAACGGTGCTTCGAACTCCTGGAATGCTTTATCAGGAAGGGGAAAACAACACCATCACCAATCTCTACAACTTTAAGGTGATCAATAAGACAGCACTCGATATGACCTTGAGTTTAAAGGTTGTGAAAGGTCCAGGCGAGGTGAAGTTGGTAGGTGATATGCTCAATTTGGAATCACAGGGAACATCAGAGGGTGTCATGTTCATCGCAGTACCAAAGGATGAACTTACAGAAAGAAAGACATCGGTAACTGTTGGAATTTTTGACGGAGATAAACTCCTGAAAAAGGTGAAGACCAATTTTATAGGACCGATACAAACCGGTAAAAAATAGAACTATGGGCTGGGGAAAGGGTATCGCATTAAGTTACATCGGATTCGTCATTTTCATGCTGGGATTGGTGTACCTAGCGGTCAATCAGGATTTTGATCTTGTGGCCGATGATTACTATGAGCAAGAAATCGCCTACCAAGGTAGAATTGATGAGCTCACGAACGCGTTGGATGACAATCAAAAAGTTGTAGTGTCTAATGTTGGAGACGCGGTACAATTGGTTTTTCCTTCAAAGGCAACGGATGTAAAGATCCATTTCTTCCGTCCGTCTGATGATACCATGGATTTTAAAGTGGAGGAAGCATCAGTAGATTCAGAATTGAACGTTGCCCATTCTCAATTCACGAAAGGAAAATACTTGGTCAAAGTTCAGTGGTTGAGTAACGGTAAAACGTATTTCCAAGAGGATGGATTTTATGTGAACTGATGTTTTTTACCGCATTTGCCATAGGAGCCCTCGGGAGTTTTCACTGCATTGGCATGTGTGGTCCCATTGCGCTTTCAGTGCCGATGGGCGGAAAGCATGGCCTGATTGGCGTGCTTCGAGCATTGGCCTATAATCTGGGCAGAATTTCAACCTACGCAATTCTTGGTCTGGTGGTTGGATTGCTCGGACAGCGCATTGCCATTGGCGGATACCAGCAAGCACTTTCTATCGCTGTTGGTATATTGATTCTGGCGTTTCTCATTCTTCCAAAGACCATCACCAAAAAGCTTAATCCCACATCAACATTTGCCCGCATTTTTCTCAAGTTGAAAAACACCTTTAGAGGGCTTTTTCAAAGCAAGAATGCCTTCGGTCCCTTGGTACTTGGATTGATAAACGGACTACTTCCTTGTGGATTGGTTTACGTTGGTCTGGCAGGAGCTTTGGCGCTTGGAGATCCGATTTCGAGCGCAGAATTTATGGCTGCCTTCGGATTAGGAACCGTTCCAGTAATGATTTCTATCATATTTCTTGGTGATCTCATTTCGCTTCAGTGGCGCGCCAATATCCGAAAATTGATGCCTGTAATGTTTGCCATTATGGGAGCGCTTTTCATCCTCAGAGGTCTGAACCTTGGAATTCCATACATCAGCCCAAATATGGAGATGACTGCTGTCGGTGGCGTTCCGCAATGTCACACACCATGAACACGAATCTGATTCAGAAATACAATATTCCAAGTCCGCGATACACCAGTTATCCAACTGTACCGCATTGGAATACAACTGGTTTCAATAAGGAAGAACATCTTAAACGGCTTGTGGCCAGTTACAAGAAAGACAAGGCAGAAGGACTTTCGCTGTACATTCATTTACCCTATTGCGAAAGCCTGTGCACGTATTGTGGTTGCAACAAACGCATCACTAAAAACCATCAGGTTGAAGGACCTTACATTGATGCGGTTTTGGATGAGTGGAGAATGTATGTGGAGGTTTTGGGAGAAAAACCGAAGCTAGCAGAGCTGCATCTAGGAGGAGGAACGCCAACTTTTTTCTCAGCCGAAAACTTAGGTATGATGATGGATGGTGTTCTGAAATATGCCACTGTTAGCGATAAGGCGCAGTTCAGTTTTGAAGCACATCCAAACAATACGACCGAAGATCAGCTTCGAGAATTAAGAAAGAAAGGCTTTAACCGAATCAGTCTTGGTATTCAGGATTTTGACCCAGTTGTGCAGCGCACGATTAACCGTATGCAATCGTTTGCACAAGTTCGGAAAGTAACGCAGGAATCTCGTTGGCTCGGTTTCCGTTCCATTAATTATGATCTGATCTATGGACTTCCAAAACAAACTATGGAAGGCCTGTTAGATACATTCGATAAGGTTCTGGTGCTCAATCCGGACCGAATCGCATTTTACAGCTACGCGCACGTGCCTTGGAAAAGTCCATCACAACGCGGATATGACGAAAGCGACTTGCCTGACGAGAACATGAAGATTGCACTCTACAACGCTGGCAAGGAAAAGTTGCTGAACAGCGGTTATGTGGAAATAGGAATGGACCATTTTGCCAAGCCAGATGATGGTTTGGCCATTGCTGCACTGCACGGAGAAATGCATCGGAACTTCATGGGATATACAGAAGCCAAGAATGACACACTTATCGGTCTTGGCGTTTCGGCCATCAGCGATGCTTGGAGTTCTTTGGCGCAGAACCCGATTTCTGTTGAGGCATACTTAGAGTGGATTTCGAACAAGCAATTGCCATTGGTAAAAGGTCACTTGCACACGGAAAAAGATCTCATCATCCGAAAAACGATTCTCGATCTGATGTGCACCTTCAATTGTAGCATCGATTATCTGCCAAAAGGCGAGCGTGAGTCGGTTGTGAATAGGCTTTCAGAACATTTGGCTGATAATCTTCTGACGATTACCAACGATGGAATTCATGTGAATGATGAAGGAAGAGCCTTCATCCGAACTATTTGTATGGCCTTGGATGAATACGTTTGGACTAAGGATTCCAGCCAGCAGATGTTCTCTAAGAGCGTCTGA
The DNA window shown above is from Flavobacteriales bacterium and carries:
- a CDS encoding sulfite exporter TauE/SafE family protein, producing the protein MFFTAFAIGALGSFHCIGMCGPIALSVPMGGKHGLIGVLRALAYNLGRISTYAILGLVVGLLGQRIAIGGYQQALSIAVGILILAFLILPKTITKKLNPTSTFARIFLKLKNTFRGLFQSKNAFGPLVLGLINGLLPCGLVYVGLAGALALGDPISSAEFMAAFGLGTVPVMISIIFLGDLISLQWRANIRKLMPVMFAIMGALFILRGLNLGIPYISPNMEMTAVGGVPQCHTP
- the hemN gene encoding oxygen-independent coproporphyrinogen III oxidase, with amino-acid sequence MNTNLIQKYNIPSPRYTSYPTVPHWNTTGFNKEEHLKRLVASYKKDKAEGLSLYIHLPYCESLCTYCGCNKRITKNHQVEGPYIDAVLDEWRMYVEVLGEKPKLAELHLGGGTPTFFSAENLGMMMDGVLKYATVSDKAQFSFEAHPNNTTEDQLRELRKKGFNRISLGIQDFDPVVQRTINRMQSFAQVRKVTQESRWLGFRSINYDLIYGLPKQTMEGLLDTFDKVLVLNPDRIAFYSYAHVPWKSPSQRGYDESDLPDENMKIALYNAGKEKLLNSGYVEIGMDHFAKPDDGLAIAALHGEMHRNFMGYTEAKNDTLIGLGVSAISDAWSSLAQNPISVEAYLEWISNKQLPLVKGHLHTEKDLIIRKTILDLMCTFNCSIDYLPKGERESVVNRLSEHLADNLLTITNDGIHVNDEGRAFIRTICMALDEYVWTKDSSQQMFSKSV